The following proteins are encoded in a genomic region of Mycobacteriales bacterium:
- a CDS encoding DUF3352 domain-containing protein yields the protein MTAPDLLGDVLPAHAPRRRAGTATIAAIGVSAALVMGTGAFAAASLSGGGPQPEDVLPAGAIGFVKLDLDPSATQKERVYGLTTRFPLAAKELRSADTLREDLLRLAFDDSGTELDYDTDVAPWIGDRVGVAFLAADGDEPDVVVAVAHTDAGKARTALAKAAEEEDLAFTVLDDYALLGEDQAVVDAAAGAEDHLADDEGFTEAVDALDGDQVALAWADLGRVWDALPADLREQAEDGLDPTGQVVVGVHALDDAIEVVGRTLGVKSNLPDDDGDGSPGTGLAGQLPAQAIAALAAAGLDQSVEQAYDAFVTGAETVVPDLEAQAAELGLTLPDDITTVLGDEAGIAVWGDQKAPEVLARTRTDDAKGAREVIARVLDATGTGQDVDDVVQSLDDGIAIGTPGGLDALNGKGLRDRAEFTAAAPDAQDAAFVLWVSIQDALELTGLDEPDAEPLDALGLTVSARSGGDVELRLRVTLR from the coding sequence GTGACCGCACCGGACCTGCTCGGCGACGTCCTGCCCGCCCACGCGCCGCGCCGACGGGCTGGCACCGCGACGATCGCCGCCATCGGTGTGTCGGCCGCGCTGGTGATGGGGACCGGCGCGTTCGCCGCGGCGTCGCTGTCCGGCGGCGGCCCGCAGCCCGAGGACGTCCTGCCCGCCGGGGCGATCGGCTTCGTCAAGCTCGACCTCGACCCGTCGGCGACGCAGAAGGAGCGGGTCTACGGGCTCACCACGCGCTTCCCGTTGGCGGCGAAGGAGCTGCGCTCCGCCGACACCCTGCGCGAGGACCTGCTGCGGCTCGCCTTCGACGACAGCGGCACCGAGCTCGACTACGACACCGATGTCGCGCCGTGGATCGGCGACCGGGTCGGCGTGGCCTTCCTCGCCGCCGACGGCGACGAGCCCGACGTCGTCGTCGCCGTGGCCCACACCGATGCCGGCAAGGCGCGCACCGCCCTGGCGAAGGCCGCCGAGGAGGAGGACCTCGCGTTCACCGTGCTCGACGACTACGCGCTGCTGGGCGAGGACCAGGCGGTCGTCGACGCGGCGGCCGGGGCAGAGGACCACCTCGCCGACGACGAGGGCTTCACCGAGGCCGTCGACGCGCTCGACGGCGACCAGGTCGCCCTGGCCTGGGCCGACCTCGGCCGGGTCTGGGACGCCCTGCCCGCCGACCTGCGCGAGCAGGCAGAGGACGGTCTCGACCCGACCGGTCAGGTCGTGGTCGGCGTGCACGCGCTCGACGACGCTATCGAGGTCGTCGGCCGCACCCTCGGGGTGAAGAGCAATCTGCCCGACGACGACGGCGACGGCTCCCCCGGCACCGGGCTGGCCGGGCAGCTGCCCGCGCAGGCGATCGCGGCGTTGGCCGCCGCCGGCCTCGACCAGTCCGTCGAGCAGGCCTACGACGCCTTCGTGACCGGTGCCGAGACCGTCGTGCCCGACCTCGAGGCGCAGGCCGCCGAGCTCGGGCTGACGCTGCCCGACGACATCACGACGGTGCTCGGCGACGAGGCGGGCATCGCGGTGTGGGGCGACCAGAAGGCCCCCGAGGTGCTGGCCCGTACCCGCACCGACGACGCGAAGGGCGCCCGCGAGGTCATCGCCCGCGTGCTCGACGCGACCGGCACCGGGCAGGACGTCGACGACGTCGTCCAGAGCCTCGACGACGGCATCGCGATCGGCACACCCGGTGGCCTCGACGCCCTCAACGGCAAGGGCCTGCGCGACCGCGCTGAGTTCACCGCCGCGGCCCCCGACGCGCAGGACGCCGCCTTCGTCCTGTGGGTCTCGATCCAGGACGCCCTCGAGCTGACCGGCCTCGACGAGCCCGACGCCGAGCCGCTCGACGCCCTCGGCCTCACCGTCTCCGCCCGGTCCGGCGGCGACGTCGAGCTGCGCCTGCGCGTGACGCTGCGCTAG
- a CDS encoding DUF349 domain-containing protein, which yields MSEWGRVDDEGTVYVRTMVDGVAGERAVGQWKAGAPEQGLALFVRRFEQLATEVSLLEQRLKSGAGDPGQVASSAKRLKATLPEASAVGDLAALEARVDVLLAGTAEAVEKAKEVRAEARVAAVAAKTALAEEAEKLAGSSEWKTAGERLRSFGEEWKKVTGVDRKTDDELWQRVAAARKRFAERRSTHFGALEEQRTVSQGRKEKLIKEAEGLSTSTEWKATADRFKALMGDWKAAGRAPREVEDELWGRFKAAQDVFFQARSASFAEQDEEFRGNQAVKEAILAEAEQIDVAKGLDAAKKQLRALQDRWESAGKVPRDVMRSLEDRMAAVEEKVRGASDARFVRPVESPFAAKLREKVEELEVKLAKAVAAGRPTDELEQQLATQKEWLVQAGGSVTAAAPAPAQDAAPKKEKARTTAWVRAD from the coding sequence ATGAGCGAGTGGGGTCGGGTAGACGACGAGGGCACGGTCTACGTGCGGACGATGGTGGACGGTGTCGCGGGCGAGCGCGCGGTCGGGCAGTGGAAGGCGGGAGCCCCCGAGCAGGGCCTCGCGCTGTTCGTGCGGCGCTTCGAGCAGCTGGCCACGGAGGTGTCCCTGCTCGAGCAGCGCCTCAAGAGCGGCGCCGGGGACCCCGGTCAGGTCGCGTCGTCGGCGAAGCGCCTGAAGGCGACCCTGCCCGAGGCGTCCGCGGTCGGCGACCTCGCCGCCCTGGAGGCGCGCGTCGACGTGCTGCTCGCGGGCACCGCCGAGGCCGTCGAGAAGGCCAAGGAGGTGCGGGCCGAGGCCCGCGTCGCGGCGGTGGCGGCCAAGACCGCGCTCGCCGAGGAGGCCGAGAAGCTGGCCGGCTCGTCGGAGTGGAAGACCGCGGGCGAGCGGCTGCGCTCCTTCGGCGAGGAGTGGAAGAAGGTCACCGGCGTCGACCGCAAGACCGACGACGAGCTGTGGCAGCGGGTGGCCGCGGCGCGCAAGCGCTTCGCAGAGCGCCGCTCGACGCACTTCGGCGCGCTCGAGGAGCAGCGGACGGTCTCGCAGGGCCGCAAGGAGAAGCTCATCAAGGAGGCCGAGGGGCTGTCGACCTCGACCGAGTGGAAGGCCACGGCCGACCGGTTCAAGGCGCTCATGGGCGACTGGAAGGCCGCCGGCCGCGCGCCGCGCGAGGTCGAGGACGAGCTGTGGGGCCGGTTCAAGGCGGCCCAGGACGTCTTCTTCCAGGCCCGCAGCGCGAGCTTCGCGGAGCAGGACGAGGAGTTCCGCGGCAACCAGGCCGTCAAGGAGGCGATCCTCGCCGAGGCCGAGCAGATCGACGTCGCCAAGGGCCTCGACGCCGCGAAGAAGCAGCTGCGGGCCCTGCAGGACCGCTGGGAGTCCGCCGGCAAGGTCCCGCGTGACGTGATGCGCTCGCTCGAGGACCGGATGGCCGCGGTCGAGGAGAAGGTCCGCGGGGCGTCCGACGCCCGCTTCGTGCGGCCCGTCGAGTCGCCCTTCGCCGCGAAGCTGCGCGAGAAGGTCGAGGAGCTCGAGGTCAAGCTCGCCAAGGCCGTCGCGGCGGGCCGTCCCACCGACGAGCTCGAGCAGCAGCTCGCCACCCAGAAGGAGTGGCTGGTGCAGGCCGGCGGCTCGGTGACGGCAGCAGCCCCCGCGCCCGCGCAGGACGCCGCACCGAAGAAGGAGAAGGCCCGCACCACCGCGTGGGTGCGGGCCGACTAG
- a CDS encoding DUF4192 domain-containing protein, translating to MTRSDSPPVLRLTDPGSIAAAVPVIAGYRPTQSLVVMSLRPPRKRLGLTMRADLEACVEDDGFVDYAVDAILRDGAMAAVLVVFSEDGAVDEELPWRDLVTATADALAAGGVDVMEQLCVRRDRWFSYSCLRSCCPLEGTPLPQGTSPLEAQAVLEGKVVLPDREALAATLVGAPPGSLVARLRAERLTALTEELIEEPPAAWEQRCVQVVASFRTMLAGLAPGAHPQVVPEDDVVLPVLAALVDRDLRDAVLATITDEELPVAIELLAALVRSSVPPWTVAPATMLAWCAWRRGGGALANLAAELALRIDPTCRLAAQVSLAMRYAVRPGPQLGVGATGPTGGLARRRDRRDAQRRADRGQRRAG from the coding sequence ATGACGCGCTCCGACAGCCCACCCGTCCTGCGGCTCACCGACCCCGGCTCGATCGCCGCGGCGGTCCCGGTCATCGCCGGCTACCGCCCGACCCAGTCCCTGGTGGTGATGTCCCTGCGACCACCCCGCAAGAGGCTCGGGCTCACCATGCGTGCCGACCTCGAGGCGTGCGTGGAGGACGACGGCTTCGTCGACTACGCCGTGGACGCGATCCTGCGCGATGGCGCGATGGCCGCCGTGCTGGTCGTCTTCAGCGAGGACGGCGCGGTCGACGAGGAGCTGCCGTGGCGCGACCTCGTCACCGCCACGGCAGACGCCCTCGCGGCGGGTGGCGTCGACGTCATGGAGCAGCTGTGCGTGCGCCGGGACCGGTGGTTCTCCTACTCCTGCCTGCGCTCCTGCTGCCCCCTCGAGGGCACGCCCCTGCCGCAGGGGACCTCGCCCCTGGAGGCCCAGGCGGTGCTGGAGGGCAAGGTCGTGCTGCCCGACCGGGAGGCGCTGGCCGCAACGCTCGTCGGGGCACCGCCCGGCTCGCTGGTCGCGCGGCTGCGGGCCGAGCGGCTGACCGCGCTGACCGAGGAGCTCATCGAGGAGCCCCCCGCGGCCTGGGAGCAGCGCTGCGTGCAGGTGGTCGCGAGCTTCCGCACGATGCTGGCCGGACTGGCCCCGGGGGCGCACCCGCAGGTGGTCCCCGAGGACGACGTGGTCCTCCCGGTGCTGGCGGCCCTCGTCGACCGGGACCTGCGCGATGCGGTCCTGGCGACGATCACCGACGAGGAGCTGCCCGTCGCGATCGAGCTGCTGGCTGCTCTGGTGCGCAGCTCGGTGCCGCCCTGGACGGTCGCGCCCGCGACCATGCTGGCGTGGTGCGCGTGGCGGCGCGGCGGCGGGGCGCTGGCCAACCTCGCCGCCGAGCTGGCGCTGCGGATCGACCCCACCTGCCGACTGGCGGCGCAGGTGTCGCTCGCGATGCGCTACGCGGTCCGGCCCGGGCCGCAGCTCGGCGTGGGCGCGACCGGTCCCACCGGTGGCCTGGCCCGTCGGCGCGACCGACGCGACGCGCAGCGACGGGCCGACAGGGGGCAGCGTCGGGCCGGGTGA
- a CDS encoding Ig-like domain-containing protein: MSTSPVTPDPVTRTVLPSTVPRRVPRRALALLLGVAVVAGGSTFATLTRGTSADAVPAVAGAPATVPVLTANGARPDGRVQWSAPLSVVAASGTLVAVTAAEPDGTPVEGALTPDGTWTSASTLLPGSAYSVTAVARDSAGRPHSSTLKVRTTPAAKVLHARVSPGDGAVVGIGMPVIVRLDLPVEDTAARALVEQRLGLKTEPPVEGSWRWMSDTEVHYRGASYWEPGTVITAAADMRRLQLPGGTWGSGYRRTQFTVGAATVSTVDVAAKTMTVTRDGTVLRVLKASMGKPGYDTRGGTHIVLEKFVDKVMDAATLGTPRDSADYYRTAVKHAVRITNSGTFTHGAPWSVKSQGVANVSHGCINLSPADAKWFHDLSRRGDLVTVVNAVAKPRLWDAGTAEWNMSYAEWKSGSALA, translated from the coding sequence GTGAGCACTTCCCCTGTGACGCCGGACCCCGTCACGCGCACCGTCCTGCCCTCGACCGTCCCGCGCCGCGTGCCCCGCCGGGCGCTCGCCCTGCTGCTGGGCGTGGCCGTGGTGGCGGGAGGCTCGACCTTCGCGACGCTCACCCGCGGCACCTCCGCGGACGCGGTCCCGGCCGTGGCCGGGGCCCCCGCGACCGTCCCGGTCCTCACCGCCAACGGTGCCCGCCCGGACGGCAGGGTCCAGTGGTCGGCCCCGCTGTCGGTCGTCGCGGCGTCCGGGACCCTGGTCGCCGTCACCGCTGCCGAGCCCGACGGCACCCCCGTCGAGGGCGCGCTGACCCCCGACGGCACCTGGACGTCGGCCAGCACCCTGCTGCCGGGTTCCGCCTACTCCGTGACTGCGGTCGCCCGCGACAGCGCCGGGCGCCCCCACAGCTCGACCCTCAAGGTGCGGACCACCCCCGCCGCGAAGGTCCTGCACGCCCGGGTCAGCCCGGGCGACGGCGCCGTCGTCGGCATCGGCATGCCGGTGATCGTGCGGCTCGACCTGCCGGTCGAGGACACGGCCGCGCGCGCCCTCGTGGAGCAGCGCCTCGGGCTGAAGACCGAGCCCCCCGTCGAGGGCTCGTGGCGCTGGATGAGCGACACCGAGGTGCACTACCGCGGCGCGTCCTACTGGGAGCCCGGCACCGTCATCACCGCGGCCGCCGACATGCGCCGGCTGCAGCTGCCCGGCGGGACCTGGGGCTCGGGCTACCGCCGCACGCAGTTCACGGTCGGGGCGGCCACCGTCTCGACCGTCGACGTCGCGGCCAAGACGATGACGGTCACCCGCGACGGCACGGTCCTGCGGGTCCTCAAGGCCTCGATGGGCAAGCCCGGCTACGACACCCGCGGTGGCACCCACATCGTGCTCGAGAAGTTCGTCGACAAGGTCATGGACGCCGCGACCCTCGGCACCCCGCGCGACTCCGCCGACTACTACCGCACCGCCGTGAAGCACGCCGTGCGCATCACCAACAGCGGGACCTTCACCCACGGCGCGCCCTGGTCGGTGAAGTCCCAGGGCGTCGCCAACGTCAGCCACGGCTGCATCAACCTCTCCCCGGCCGACGCGAAGTGGTTCCACGACCTCTCCCGGCGCGGCGACCTGGTCACGGTCGTCAACGCCGTGGCGAAGCCGCGGCTGTGGGACGCCGGCACCGCGGAGTGGAACATGAGCTACGCCGAGTGGAAGTCCGGCAGCGCGCTCGCCTGA
- a CDS encoding dienelactone hydrolase family protein, translating to MPDNPRQNTTFPSGSGTAHGYLALPESGSGPGVIVIQEWWGLTDHIASVCDRLAAEGFVALAPDLFGGTTTHDADEAMNLLVTLPVDEAARDLGGAVDFLLSHDAVTSDTVGAVGFCMGGGFVLLLAAQQGDKIGVAVPFYGVGPGVPQSFAGITAAVQGHYALQDQMYPADAARAQEQQIRDESGAEVEFFYYDAGHAFHNDEDLIGTYSPDDAALAWSRTLDFLRTTL from the coding sequence ATGCCCGACAACCCCCGGCAGAACACCACCTTCCCGAGCGGGAGCGGCACCGCCCACGGCTACCTCGCGCTGCCGGAGTCAGGCAGCGGCCCGGGCGTGATCGTCATCCAGGAGTGGTGGGGCCTCACCGACCACATCGCGTCGGTCTGCGACCGGCTCGCGGCCGAGGGCTTCGTCGCGCTCGCCCCCGACCTGTTCGGGGGCACGACGACCCATGACGCCGACGAGGCCATGAACCTGCTGGTCACGCTGCCCGTCGACGAGGCCGCCCGCGACCTCGGCGGGGCGGTCGACTTCCTGCTCAGCCACGACGCGGTCACCTCCGACACCGTCGGTGCGGTGGGCTTCTGCATGGGCGGCGGCTTCGTGCTGCTGCTCGCCGCGCAGCAGGGCGACAAGATCGGCGTGGCGGTGCCGTTCTACGGCGTCGGACCGGGCGTCCCGCAGTCCTTCGCCGGCATCACCGCCGCCGTCCAGGGCCACTACGCGCTCCAGGACCAGATGTACCCCGCCGACGCCGCGCGCGCCCAGGAGCAGCAGATCCGCGACGAGTCAGGTGCCGAGGTCGAGTTCTTCTACTACGACGCGGGGCACGCGTTCCACAACGACGAGGACCTCATCGGGACCTACTCCCCCGACGACGCCGCGCTCGCCTGGAGCCGCACGCTGGACTTCCTGCGCACGACCCTCTAG
- a CDS encoding VOC family protein produces MELRWDAVTVDALDADRLAAFWADLLGVEVRGRWEQYVGLHPAAPGLPRLVFQQVATRTPGTPALHLDLHVTGPELLDAAVERAVGLGATLTGTVEQGGQQWRVLADPEGNPFCLVSD; encoded by the coding sequence ATGGAGCTGCGCTGGGACGCCGTCACCGTCGACGCCCTCGACGCCGACCGGCTCGCTGCCTTCTGGGCCGACCTGCTCGGGGTCGAGGTGCGGGGCCGGTGGGAGCAGTACGTCGGACTGCACCCGGCCGCACCCGGCCTGCCACGGCTGGTGTTCCAGCAGGTGGCGACCAGGACCCCGGGCACGCCGGCGCTGCACCTCGACCTGCACGTCACCGGGCCCGAGCTGCTCGACGCGGCCGTCGAGCGGGCGGTGGGTCTCGGGGCGACGCTCACCGGGACCGTCGAGCAGGGCGGGCAGCAGTGGCGGGTCCTCGCCGACCCGGAGGGCAACCCGTTCTGCCTCGTCAGCGACTGA
- a CDS encoding PIG-L deacetylase family protein: MTLLLDTPLPPATDPLDLTGRSVIVVHAHPDDEAIFTGATVRRLADRGARVVLVTATGGELGTPRTPTRDLTATRRRELEAAAELLGVARLVLLGRRDSGLAGWESGQDPRALVRSDLPGIARTLAELARRESAEALVGYDTDGVYGHPDHVAVHLLVRHAASLAGLTSYDATVDREHLHFAGPHVLGEARPDRRYGRVTAEITTAVAATPGELDAKRAAMLAHTSQIDPAWVDDPTFAETYELEWYLRRGPAALLEELGNVHALV; this comes from the coding sequence CGACCCGCTCGACCTCACCGGTCGCAGCGTCATCGTCGTGCACGCCCACCCCGACGACGAGGCGATCTTCACCGGCGCGACCGTGCGACGCCTGGCCGACCGTGGCGCCCGCGTCGTGCTCGTCACCGCGACCGGCGGGGAGCTCGGGACCCCGCGCACCCCGACCCGCGACCTCACCGCGACCCGTCGCCGCGAGCTCGAAGCCGCCGCCGAGCTGCTCGGCGTCGCCCGCCTCGTCCTGCTCGGCCGGCGCGACTCCGGCCTCGCCGGCTGGGAGTCCGGGCAGGACCCGCGGGCCCTCGTGCGCTCCGACCTGCCGGGCATCGCCCGCACGCTGGCCGAGCTCGCGCGCCGCGAGTCCGCCGAGGCCCTCGTCGGCTACGACACCGACGGTGTCTACGGTCACCCCGACCACGTGGCCGTCCACCTGCTCGTCCGCCACGCCGCCTCACTGGCCGGCCTCACGTCGTACGACGCGACCGTCGACCGCGAGCACCTGCACTTCGCCGGCCCGCACGTGCTCGGGGAGGCCCGGCCGGACCGGCGCTACGGCCGGGTGACCGCCGAGATCACGACTGCGGTCGCGGCGACGCCGGGCGAGCTCGACGCCAAGCGCGCGGCGATGCTGGCGCACACCTCCCAGATCGACCCGGCCTGGGTCGACGACCCGACCTTCGCCGAGACCTACGAGCTCGAGTGGTACCTCCGGCGCGGCCCGGCGGCGCTGCTCGAGGAGCTGGGCAACGTCCACGCGCTGGTCTGA
- a CDS encoding dienelactone hydrolase family protein → MQLELTVPGGTLPVTVRALEGPPRTAVIVVQEAFGVTDHIADVAGRLAAAGHLALAPHLFHRTGDPVLGYDDLPAIWPHFSALTAEGIAADLDACLAHLAGQGVGPAAVGVVGFCMGGTVALAEAARLPLGAAVTFYGGGVAEGRFGYPSLVELAPGLQTPWLGLYGDRDAGIPVEQVEALRAAAAPSPLPTEVVRYDADHGFHCDARPTAYDAAAAADGWARCLDWLKRHLRP, encoded by the coding sequence GTGCAGCTCGAGCTCACCGTCCCCGGCGGCACCCTGCCCGTCACCGTGCGCGCCCTGGAGGGCCCGCCGCGCACCGCCGTGATCGTCGTGCAGGAGGCCTTCGGGGTCACCGACCACATCGCCGACGTCGCCGGTCGGCTCGCCGCGGCGGGCCATCTCGCGCTCGCACCGCACCTGTTCCACCGCACCGGCGACCCCGTGCTCGGCTACGACGACCTGCCCGCGATCTGGCCGCACTTCTCGGCCCTGACCGCCGAGGGCATCGCCGCGGACCTCGACGCCTGCCTCGCCCACCTCGCTGGGCAGGGCGTCGGACCCGCCGCCGTCGGCGTCGTCGGCTTCTGCATGGGAGGGACGGTCGCGCTCGCGGAGGCGGCCCGGCTGCCACTCGGCGCGGCCGTGACGTTCTACGGCGGAGGCGTCGCCGAGGGCCGCTTCGGCTACCCGTCCCTGGTGGAGCTGGCCCCGGGACTGCAGACGCCGTGGCTCGGTCTCTACGGTGACCGCGACGCCGGCATCCCCGTCGAGCAGGTCGAGGCGCTGCGAGCCGCGGCGGCCCCCTCGCCGCTGCCCACCGAGGTGGTGCGTTACGACGCCGACCACGGCTTCCACTGCGACGCCCGACCGACGGCCTACGACGCCGCAGCAGCCGCGGACGGGTGGGCCCGCTGCCTGGACTGGCTCAAGCGGCACCTGCGGCCGTGA